In Chryseobacterium oranimense, a single window of DNA contains:
- a CDS encoding TonB-dependent receptor, with protein MKLINKSMLSVVITLSTASVYYAQEVQDTVKTKSNDIEQVVITGVADIAKDRKTPVAVSTIKEAQIVQRLGNQEFPEILSTTPSIYATKGGGGFGDGRMNVRGFDTSNTAVMINGVPVNDMEGGTVYWSNWAGLSDVTSAMQIQRGLGASKLAIASVGGTVNVITRAADKKREGNVTLGLGNDGYLKTLFSYNTGKSAKGWSTSFLMSRTAGAMYIDGSDFEAYNYYFALGFQPNKKHDFQFTFTGAPQWHNQTFNNTIATDLDMGDGRLDGVLSDKPNRKYNSNWGYLNGRQFSQSVNYYSKPVASINWDWNISEKSKLSTVGYASWGRGGGTGVLGSINGKNINALPKTADGLIRFDDIYAWNTGQAVADFGANNKTPFIGTSSNGITRRASVNSHDWYGILSNFQHKVNDNWNFSVGIDARYYYGYHPGLVTDFLGNKEYREAGNYNQSPYYTVTQSYNPTPSANPFAAAVKDKSQIVYRNYDGKVLWGGVFGQLEYTNDKISAFVQGSASEQSNQRIDKWVWDGTSAVPTGISTTQQGQAVSQTTDQKFRFGYNAKAGVNYNIDEHHNVFVNAGIYSKQPNQNAIFPYSLPTKTFGSLYQQIENKDIRNEKVSSVEIGYGFKSDKFRANLNGYYTDWKDRFVRVTGIAYNNADGTPGTNGTASLTGVREVHMGVELETFYKPLNWLELNGMLSLGNWKYKNNPTGRIADVNGDPIITNGVDGVTLALDGLKVGDAAQTTAAIGATVKPVKNLDVFATWRYYDNLYGTFSINNSYIIKDGVVPAARAEKGSLKAPSYNLTDIGASYTFNLNNGSRLIVTANIYNLFDTTYISDLRSSNKKTLSDYKDIAGGLTAQQQLDAYNANSKNFYKGLDVSNNVYFGFGRTWAASLSYRF; from the coding sequence ATGAAATTAATCAACAAATCGATGCTATCCGTAGTGATTACTTTATCTACAGCTAGTGTTTATTATGCTCAAGAAGTTCAGGATACGGTGAAAACTAAATCCAATGACATTGAACAAGTTGTAATCACTGGTGTTGCTGATATTGCAAAGGATAGAAAAACGCCGGTAGCAGTTTCAACCATTAAGGAAGCACAGATTGTACAACGATTAGGGAATCAAGAGTTTCCGGAGATTTTATCAACAACTCCTTCCATTTATGCTACAAAAGGTGGTGGTGGTTTTGGAGACGGACGTATGAACGTAAGAGGTTTTGATACTTCTAATACCGCAGTAATGATTAATGGAGTTCCTGTTAATGATATGGAAGGTGGTACTGTATATTGGTCTAACTGGGCTGGACTTTCTGATGTAACTTCCGCAATGCAGATACAAAGAGGTTTAGGAGCTTCAAAATTAGCAATTGCTTCTGTTGGAGGTACAGTTAACGTTATTACAAGAGCTGCAGATAAGAAGAGAGAAGGTAATGTAACTTTAGGTCTTGGTAATGACGGTTATCTTAAAACTTTATTTTCTTATAATACAGGAAAATCCGCAAAAGGATGGTCTACTTCATTCTTGATGAGTAGAACAGCCGGAGCAATGTATATTGACGGTTCAGATTTTGAAGCATACAATTATTATTTTGCTTTAGGTTTCCAGCCAAATAAAAAACACGATTTCCAATTTACCTTTACAGGTGCTCCACAATGGCATAACCAAACTTTTAACAACACCATCGCAACCGATTTGGATATGGGCGACGGAAGATTAGACGGTGTTTTGTCTGATAAACCAAATAGAAAGTACAACTCTAACTGGGGATATCTGAATGGCAGACAATTTTCACAAAGTGTAAATTACTATAGCAAACCTGTTGCATCCATCAACTGGGATTGGAACATTTCTGAAAAATCAAAATTATCTACTGTAGGATATGCTTCTTGGGGTAGAGGTGGTGGAACTGGAGTTTTAGGTTCTATCAACGGAAAGAATATTAATGCTCTGCCAAAAACAGCAGACGGATTGATTCGTTTTGATGATATTTATGCATGGAATACAGGGCAAGCAGTTGCTGATTTCGGTGCCAATAATAAAACACCTTTTATTGGGACAAGTTCCAATGGTATTACAAGAAGAGCTAGTGTAAACTCACATGACTGGTATGGAATTTTATCTAATTTCCAACATAAAGTTAATGATAACTGGAACTTCTCAGTAGGGATAGACGCAAGATACTACTACGGTTATCACCCAGGTCTTGTTACTGACTTCTTAGGAAACAAAGAATATCGTGAAGCTGGTAACTACAACCAATCTCCATATTATACCGTTACACAATCATATAATCCAACACCTTCTGCAAACCCGTTTGCCGCTGCTGTAAAAGACAAATCACAGATTGTGTACAGAAATTATGATGGTAAAGTTCTTTGGGGTGGTGTTTTCGGACAGTTAGAATATACGAATGATAAAATTTCAGCTTTCGTACAAGGTTCTGCATCTGAGCAGAGCAACCAAAGAATTGATAAGTGGGTTTGGGATGGAACATCTGCTGTTCCTACAGGTATATCTACTACACAGCAAGGACAGGCGGTAAGCCAAACAACAGATCAAAAATTCAGATTTGGATACAATGCAAAAGCTGGTGTGAATTATAACATCGACGAACACCACAATGTTTTCGTAAATGCAGGTATTTATTCTAAACAACCTAATCAGAACGCTATTTTCCCTTATTCTTTACCAACCAAAACATTTGGTTCTTTGTATCAGCAAATTGAAAACAAAGATATAAGAAATGAGAAAGTATCCTCTGTAGAAATCGGTTACGGATTCAAAAGTGACAAATTCAGAGCCAATCTGAACGGATACTACACAGACTGGAAAGACAGATTTGTACGTGTTACGGGTATTGCTTATAATAATGCTGATGGTACTCCTGGTACAAATGGTACCGCAAGTTTAACAGGTGTACGAGAAGTGCACATGGGTGTTGAGCTAGAGACATTCTACAAGCCTTTAAACTGGTTGGAATTAAACGGAATGCTTTCCCTAGGGAACTGGAAATACAAAAACAACCCAACAGGAAGAATAGCTGATGTAAACGGAGATCCAATTATTACAAACGGAGTAGACGGAGTTACCTTGGCTTTGGATGGGCTGAAAGTTGGAGATGCCGCACAAACAACTGCAGCAATCGGAGCAACAGTGAAGCCGGTTAAAAATCTTGATGTATTCGCAACATGGAGATATTATGACAATTTATATGGAACATTTAGCATCAATAATAGCTATATTATTAAAGATGGAGTTGTACCGGCTGCCAGAGCAGAAAAAGGATCTTTGAAGGCTCCTTCTTATAACCTGACAGATATTGGAGCTTCTTATACATTTAATTTGAACAATGGTAGCAGACTAATAGTTACAGCAAATATCTATAACTTATTTGATACTACTTATATTTCAGATTTAAGATCTTCAAACAAAAAAACATTATCAGATTATAAAGATATTGCAGGAGGGTTAACAGCTCAACAACAGCTTGATGCTTACAATGCAAATTCTAAAAACTTCTACAAAGGTTTAGATGTTAGCAACAATGTTTATTTCGGATTCGGAAGAACTTGGGCTGCTTCTCTTTCTTACAGATTCTAA
- a CDS encoding aspartate-semialdehyde dehydrogenase: protein MKVAVVGSTGMVGQVMLKVLEERNFPVTELIPVASEKSVGKKVKYKQEEFTIVSMKDAIAAKPDIAIFSAGGDTSLEFAPLFAEAGTTVIDNSSAWRMDPTKKLVVPEINANVLTTEDKIIANPNCSTIQLVMVLGPLNKKYDLKRVIVSTYQSVTGTGKNAVDQLNAEISGDNSVAKVYPYQIFKNALPHCDVFSDDDYTKEEIKLMKEPKKILGDDTFNLTATAVRVPVQGGHSESVNIEFENEFDLDEVRKILSETPGVVVMDNVKNNEYPMPLYSEGKDEVFVGRIRRDLSQPKTLNLWIVADNLRKGAATNAVQIAEYLVANNLV, encoded by the coding sequence ATGAAAGTAGCTGTAGTAGGTTCAACAGGAATGGTTGGACAAGTTATGCTTAAAGTTTTGGAGGAGAGAAACTTCCCTGTAACAGAATTAATTCCGGTAGCATCCGAAAAATCTGTAGGCAAGAAGGTGAAGTATAAACAGGAAGAATTTACCATTGTAAGCATGAAAGACGCTATAGCTGCCAAACCGGATATTGCCATTTTTTCTGCCGGAGGTGATACTTCTCTTGAATTTGCCCCTCTTTTTGCTGAAGCTGGTACTACGGTGATTGATAATTCTTCAGCATGGAGAATGGACCCTACTAAAAAACTGGTAGTTCCGGAGATCAATGCCAATGTCTTAACAACAGAAGATAAGATCATTGCCAATCCGAACTGCTCTACCATTCAGCTGGTAATGGTTCTGGGCCCATTGAATAAAAAATATGATCTGAAAAGAGTGATCGTTTCCACGTATCAATCTGTAACAGGAACAGGAAAAAATGCCGTTGATCAGCTTAACGCTGAAATAAGCGGAGACAACAGTGTTGCCAAAGTATACCCTTATCAGATTTTCAAGAATGCTCTTCCTCACTGTGATGTATTCAGCGATGATGATTACACTAAAGAAGAGATCAAACTAATGAAAGAACCTAAGAAAATTTTAGGAGACGATACATTCAATCTTACAGCAACTGCAGTGAGAGTTCCTGTTCAGGGAGGCCACTCAGAAAGTGTAAATATTGAATTCGAAAATGAATTTGACCTTGATGAAGTAAGAAAAATTTTATCTGAAACACCAGGTGTTGTAGTAATGGACAATGTAAAGAACAACGAATATCCAATGCCACTCTACTCCGAAGGAAAAGACGAAGTTTTCGTCGGAAGGATAAGACGTGACCTATCCCAGCCCAAAACGCTCAACCTCTGGATCGTGGCAGACAATCTGCGAAAAGGAGCAGCAACAAACGCTGTACAGATTGCAGAATACCTTGTAGCAAACAACTTAGTTTAA
- a CDS encoding cation diffusion facilitator family transporter: MENKKTITHKDKIGFQKLIAVFGVILFIGKIIAWKLTNSDAVFSDAMESVVNVISAFMGLYSLHLAAKPKDEDHPYGHGKVEFVTSGIEGALIAIAGIMIIYEGVNSLIIGKTLAKLDLGIWIIAATAVVNYLLGYISIKKGQAENSLVLISSGKHLQSDTITTFGVVISLIIVYFTKIYWLDSVVALIFGLYIIYVGYKIVRKSLSGIMDEQDPDLLNQIIRVLEENRRTEWIDVHNMKIQQFGANLHIDAHITLPWYYSLREAHDEMEKMIILLAENTKRSVEFNFHMDDCKPISCPVCQIKDCPVREKDFVKRVEWTPENVTSIDKHTAD, encoded by the coding sequence ATGGAAAATAAAAAGACCATTACCCATAAAGACAAAATAGGATTCCAAAAGCTGATTGCCGTTTTCGGAGTCATCTTATTTATAGGAAAGATTATTGCATGGAAGCTCACTAATTCCGATGCTGTATTTTCTGATGCCATGGAAAGTGTTGTTAATGTCATCAGCGCATTTATGGGGCTTTACTCCCTTCATCTTGCCGCAAAACCTAAAGACGAAGACCACCCGTACGGCCACGGAAAAGTAGAATTTGTAACATCCGGTATTGAAGGTGCCCTCATCGCTATAGCAGGTATTATGATCATCTATGAAGGCGTCAACAGTCTTATTATAGGAAAAACACTGGCAAAGCTTGATCTAGGAATATGGATCATTGCTGCAACCGCCGTTGTAAATTATCTTCTGGGATATATTTCCATTAAAAAAGGTCAGGCAGAAAACTCATTAGTCCTTATTTCATCCGGAAAACACCTGCAGTCTGATACCATTACCACATTTGGTGTTGTAATAAGTTTAATTATTGTTTATTTCACTAAAATCTATTGGCTGGATTCAGTAGTTGCTCTTATTTTTGGTCTTTACATTATCTACGTTGGCTATAAAATCGTCAGAAAATCTTTAAGTGGTATTATGGATGAACAGGATCCCGATCTGCTTAACCAGATTATCAGAGTACTCGAAGAAAACAGAAGAACAGAATGGATAGACGTTCATAATATGAAAATCCAGCAATTCGGTGCCAATCTCCATATTGACGCCCACATTACCTTACCGTGGTATTACAGCCTTCGGGAAGCCCATGACGAAATGGAAAAAATGATTATCCTATTAGCTGAAAATACAAAAAGAAGTGTAGAATTCAACTTTCATATGGATGACTGCAAACCGATATCGTGCCCCGTATGCCAGATCAAAGACTGCCCTGTCCGTGAAAAAGATTTTGTAAAAAGAGTGGAATGGACTCCGGAAAATGT